In a single window of the Ignavibacteria bacterium genome:
- a CDS encoding 4Fe-4S dicluster domain-containing protein: MKINSNCENCGICEILCPYNAIYPGGVNWRKIHNRYFIFCDEELVHDDFWSKVHYYVVPDKCTECVGKYPVPICKTGCTKNAVVSDREHWESEEHLYAKKEYLETMPGWM, translated from the coding sequence ATGAAGATCAACTCTAACTGTGAAAACTGCGGTATTTGTGAAATCCTTTGTCCCTACAATGCTATTTATCCGGGAGGAGTAAACTGGCGGAAAATTCATAACCGCTACTTTATTTTCTGCGATGAAGAGCTTGTGCATGATGACTTCTGGTCAAAAGTCCATTATTATGTTGTTCCTGATAAATGCACGGAATGCGTCGGAAAATATCCTGTCCCGATCTGCAAGACAGGCTGCACCAAAAATGCAGTTGTTAGCGATAGGGAACACTGGGAAAGTGAAGAGCATCTGTATGCAAAGAAAGAATACCTTGAAACGATGCCGGGGTGGATGTAA
- a CDS encoding acyl-CoA dehydrogenase family protein, translating to MFEFGFTEEQIMLREMVRDFAVNELKPIAQKIDENEKIPPEIIKKLGELGLLGASIPEQYGGGGFGEVGYCIMQEEISRACLSTATFIGAHQSIGTNAILIGGTEELKQKYVVPLAKGEKIGAFCLTEVQAGSDSFNVKTTASLDGDHWVINGDKMWITNGGIADIISVFARTPKGVTAFVVETSMPGFSAGPPEKKMGIRGSTTNAITFDNVRVPKENMIGTEGRGFLIAMKTLDAGRLGLGAATLGAAKEMLEMSARYAKERVQFDHPISHFQAIQFMLAEMATTIYAMESLIYRTAVDYDLKKNISMHSAMVKLFCSEGLDKVVDYAVQIHGGMGYSRDYPIERFYRDSRINKIFEGTNEIQKGIIARDVLKHNGVL from the coding sequence ATGTTCGAATTTGGATTTACTGAGGAGCAGATTATGCTCCGTGAAATGGTTCGTGATTTTGCTGTAAATGAGCTTAAACCTATAGCTCAAAAAATTGATGAAAATGAAAAAATTCCACCTGAAATTATTAAAAAACTTGGTGAATTAGGACTTCTTGGAGCGTCTATTCCGGAACAATATGGCGGAGGGGGATTTGGTGAAGTAGGCTATTGTATTATGCAGGAAGAAATATCCCGTGCATGTCTTTCAACTGCTACATTTATCGGTGCACATCAATCAATAGGTACTAATGCAATTTTGATTGGCGGTACTGAAGAATTAAAACAAAAATATGTTGTACCACTGGCTAAAGGTGAAAAAATTGGCGCTTTTTGCTTAACCGAAGTTCAGGCTGGCTCAGATTCTTTTAACGTAAAAACTACAGCTTCACTAGATGGCGACCATTGGGTTATTAACGGCGATAAAATGTGGATCACAAACGGAGGAATAGCAGATATTATTTCGGTTTTTGCAAGAACTCCGAAAGGTGTAACCGCATTTGTTGTAGAGACCAGTATGCCTGGATTTTCTGCCGGACCTCCGGAAAAGAAAATGGGTATAAGAGGAAGCACTACAAATGCCATTACTTTTGATAATGTTAGAGTTCCCAAAGAAAATATGATAGGTACAGAAGGCCGGGGGTTTTTAATTGCGATGAAAACTCTGGATGCCGGCAGACTGGGTCTTGGTGCAGCTACGCTTGGTGCTGCCAAGGAAATGCTGGAAATGTCTGCCCGTTACGCAAAAGAACGTGTACAGTTTGATCATCCTATAAGCCATTTCCAGGCTATTCAGTTCATGCTAGCTGAAATGGCTACAACAATTTACGCAATGGAATCTTTGATATACAGGACAGCAGTTGATTATGACCTAAAAAAGAATATCAGTATGCATTCCGCAATGGTTAAGCTATTTTGCTCTGAAGGCCTGGATAAAGTAGTTGATTATGCTGTGCAGATACATGGCGGTATGGGCTATTCCAGGGATTATCCTATTGAAAGGTTCTACAGGGATTCCAGAATAAATAAAATTTTTGAAGGAACTAATGAAATTCAAAAAGGTATAATTGCACGTGATGTTCTCAAACATAATGGTGTACTCTAG
- a CDS encoding glycogen/starch/alpha-glucan phosphorylase, with protein sequence MKNNTNSIFFTDGAKVKQSSLVTQFAERLEFDLVKDRTTVTDHDILEAISMAIRDRLTRNWLKTQHEYNENNVKKVHYLSLEFLMGSLLGNSLINLGLYEETRKLLESFGYDLDKIMREEPDMGLGNGGLGRLAACYMESLATLELPAYGYGILYEYGIFEQDIENGYQIEKPDHWLRYGNPWKVVRPEFTYTVKFNGSVSTYFDETGRTRYNWVNTDDVLAIANDVPVPGYQNRTVNTLRLWQAKSTDEFNLNNFNQGNYLSAVENKNLSETISKVLYPNDSIPQGKILRLRQQYFFVSATLQDIIYNFKLNNTDFKLLPEKAAIQLNDTHPAIAIPDLMRILMDDEGLEWNDAWDITQKVFAYTNHTIVPEALEEWSESLLHTLLPRHMQIITEINRRFTAEVKEKYSTDDSVTGKMAIIRESSSGNSVKMANLAIIGSHSTNGVAELHTDILKKYIFTDLNNYQPGKFNNKTNGISIRRFLLQANPELSELITSRIGSNWVTDLAELRKIEAFTEDEMFRKKWREIKHNNKLRLIDFISRNHDVKINPDSIFDSHVKRFHEYKRQLLNILHVISLYNRIKTNPSEFYVPRTVIFGGKAAPSYFMAKLIIKLINSVAEHVNNDPAIGDKLKILFIKNYGVTLAERIIPASDLSEQISTAGFEASGTGNMKFALNGALTIGTLDGANVEIKNEVGDDNIFIFGLTADEIMDARKAGYTPIKFYETNPELKLIVDMLKTNYFNKSEPGIFDPIVNELLYRDYYFVMEDFEAYSTAQKRVELAYMNSDMWTKMSIINSARMEKFSSDRAIKEYSENIWDIIKMKVS encoded by the coding sequence ATGAAAAACAATACTAACTCAATATTTTTCACAGATGGCGCTAAAGTAAAACAAAGCTCTCTTGTGACCCAGTTTGCCGAACGTTTGGAATTTGATCTTGTAAAAGACAGAACTACTGTTACTGATCACGATATACTTGAAGCTATTTCAATGGCTATCAGGGATAGGCTTACAAGAAATTGGCTTAAAACTCAGCATGAATACAATGAAAACAATGTAAAAAAAGTACATTACCTTTCGCTGGAATTTCTGATGGGCAGTTTGCTGGGCAATTCTTTGATCAATCTTGGGCTGTATGAAGAAACCCGAAAGCTGCTTGAAAGTTTTGGATACGATCTTGATAAAATTATGCGTGAAGAACCTGATATGGGTCTGGGTAACGGAGGTTTAGGCAGGCTTGCAGCATGTTACATGGAATCACTTGCAACCCTGGAATTGCCTGCTTATGGCTACGGGATTTTATACGAATACGGAATATTTGAACAGGATATAGAAAACGGCTACCAGATTGAAAAGCCGGATCACTGGTTACGATACGGCAACCCGTGGAAAGTAGTAAGGCCGGAATTCACTTACACGGTAAAGTTCAACGGCTCTGTTTCAACATATTTTGATGAAACCGGCAGGACAAGATATAACTGGGTAAACACAGATGACGTTCTTGCAATTGCAAATGATGTGCCGGTACCCGGCTACCAGAATCGTACTGTAAACACTTTGAGGCTGTGGCAGGCGAAATCAACCGATGAATTCAACCTGAACAATTTCAACCAGGGCAATTATCTTTCAGCAGTAGAAAATAAAAACCTCTCGGAAACAATTTCAAAAGTATTATATCCAAACGATTCTATACCGCAGGGCAAAATATTAAGGCTGCGCCAGCAGTATTTTTTTGTATCAGCGACTCTGCAGGATATTATTTATAATTTTAAGCTTAATAATACTGATTTTAAGCTCCTGCCGGAAAAAGCTGCTATTCAGCTTAACGATACCCATCCGGCAATTGCTATCCCGGACCTTATGAGGATACTGATGGATGATGAGGGTCTGGAATGGAACGATGCATGGGATATAACACAAAAAGTCTTCGCATATACAAATCATACTATTGTTCCCGAAGCGCTTGAAGAATGGTCAGAAAGCCTGTTACATACTCTTCTGCCGCGCCATATGCAGATAATAACAGAAATTAACCGCAGGTTTACCGCTGAAGTTAAGGAAAAATATTCCACCGATGATTCAGTTACAGGAAAAATGGCTATCATTCGCGAAAGTTCATCAGGCAACAGCGTTAAAATGGCGAATCTGGCAATTATAGGCAGCCATTCAACAAACGGTGTAGCGGAACTGCATACAGATATTCTGAAAAAATATATTTTCACAGACCTGAACAATTACCAGCCCGGTAAATTCAACAATAAAACAAACGGTATATCAATACGCCGTTTCCTTTTACAGGCTAATCCTGAACTTAGCGAACTGATAACTTCAAGGATCGGAAGTAATTGGGTAACAGATCTTGCTGAGCTTAGAAAAATCGAAGCATTTACAGAAGATGAAATGTTCAGGAAAAAATGGCGGGAAATAAAACATAATAACAAGTTAAGGTTAATTGATTTTATCAGCAGAAATCATGACGTAAAAATAAACCCGGATTCTATATTTGATTCACACGTTAAACGTTTTCATGAATATAAAAGGCAGCTGCTGAATATTCTGCATGTAATTTCACTTTATAACAGGATAAAAACGAACCCCTCTGAGTTCTATGTTCCACGAACAGTTATTTTCGGCGGCAAAGCCGCGCCAAGTTATTTTATGGCAAAGCTGATCATAAAGCTGATTAATTCTGTTGCTGAGCATGTAAACAACGATCCTGCTATTGGCGATAAATTAAAAATTCTTTTTATCAAAAATTACGGTGTTACACTTGCTGAAAGGATTATCCCCGCAAGTGACCTTTCAGAACAGATTTCAACTGCTGGATTTGAAGCATCCGGAACAGGCAATATGAAATTTGCTTTAAACGGCGCATTAACAATAGGCACACTTGATGGTGCTAATGTTGAGATAAAAAACGAAGTTGGCGATGATAATATTTTTATCTTCGGGTTAACGGCTGATGAAATAATGGATGCCAGGAAGGCCGGTTATACACCTATAAAATTCTACGAAACGAACCCGGAGCTTAAGCTTATTGTTGATATGCTTAAAACCAACTATTTCAATAAATCAGAACCGGGTATTTTTGATCCAATAGTTAACGAGCTGCTTTACCGCGATTATTATTTTGTTATGGAAGATTTTGAAGCGTATTCAACAGCTCAGAAAAGAGTTGAGCTTGCGTATATGAATTCTGATATGTGGACTAAAATGTCAATAATAAATTCAGCACGGATGGAAAAGTTCTCAAGTGACAGGGCTATAAAGGAATATTCAGAAAATATTTGGGATATTATTAAAATGAAAGTATCTTAA
- a CDS encoding SDR family oxidoreductase, translated as MKPWALVLGASSGFGGAVSLELAKHGYNIFGVHLDRAITLPDVKSLMRKIEHTKQHAVFFNINAADAIKRNEVLDEITERLKGHEKGSIKVLVHSLAFGTLKPFIAKTQTNCISQAQMEMTLDVMAHSLVYWTQGLIFRNLLAEHGRIFSLTSAGSHSVIPFYGAVSAAKAALEAHTRQLAYELAPMKITANSIMAGVTDTPALQKIPGAKNMIEATKLKNPQGRLTHPEDVAKAILMLCSEEAGWISGNMIGVDGAEDIINFTGEKVAHHIK; from the coding sequence ATGAAACCATGGGCTTTAGTTTTAGGCGCATCCAGCGGGTTTGGCGGTGCTGTTTCTCTTGAACTTGCGAAGCACGGTTATAATATATTCGGTGTTCACCTTGACAGGGCTATAACCTTACCCGATGTAAAAAGCCTGATGAGAAAAATTGAACACACTAAACAGCATGCTGTTTTTTTTAATATTAATGCTGCAGATGCCATTAAACGAAATGAAGTTTTAGATGAAATTACTGAGAGATTAAAAGGGCATGAAAAAGGAAGTATAAAAGTTCTTGTACATTCACTTGCTTTCGGCACACTAAAACCATTTATTGCCAAAACACAGACAAACTGTATTTCTCAGGCTCAGATGGAAATGACACTTGATGTTATGGCTCACTCACTTGTTTACTGGACCCAGGGATTAATTTTCCGCAACCTGCTTGCAGAACATGGAAGAATTTTCAGTTTAACAAGCGCAGGTTCGCACTCAGTTATTCCGTTTTATGGCGCTGTTTCAGCAGCTAAAGCTGCCCTGGAAGCGCATACAAGACAGCTTGCATATGAACTGGCTCCAATGAAAATTACAGCTAATTCTATAATGGCGGGAGTAACCGATACCCCGGCACTGCAAAAAATACCCGGTGCTAAAAATATGATAGAAGCTACAAAGCTTAAAAATCCGCAGGGCAGATTAACACACCCTGAAGATGTTGCCAAAGCTATTTTAATGCTGTGTTCTGAAGAAGCAGGATGGATATCCGGTAACATGATTGGAGTTGATGGAGCAGAAGATATAATCAACTTCACGGGTGAAAAAGTAGCACATCATATAAAATAA
- the zwf gene encoding glucose-6-phosphate dehydrogenase: MEKPDNCVIIIFGASGDLTKRKLIPAIFELFKNNELPEKFAVLGTAGSSLTDEDFRVSMSEAIRAADKKAGEKTINEFISRLSYFSMDFKDSSSYNELSVKINNLGHACGKSRNYIFYLATLPALFPDISVNLGKAGLNKNDGGYSRIIVEKPFGYDLNSAIELNRIMHENFDESQIYRIDHYLGKETVQNIMVTRFSNGIFEPIWNRNYIHHIEVTSAENMGIENRGGYYESSGALRDMVQSHLLRLVTLIAMEPPSSFDPDAVRNEQLKVLQSLRRLKPEEIEKSVIRGQYTASKINGKEIKGYRDEKNVAPDSRTETYAAIKFYIDNWRWGGVPFYIRTGKHMPTRVTEAVIHFRKTPHYLFKEGKEAGDNQLILRIQPDEGILLKIGMKEPGSGFKVHSVNMDFHYKDITNVHIAEAYERLIYDCMTGDTTLFLRADAVEEAWRFVEPIQKAWANDENVKIYGYPAGTWGPNVADQLIEGGEKITWRYPCKNLADDGVYCEL; the protein is encoded by the coding sequence TTGGAAAAACCTGATAATTGTGTGATCATAATCTTCGGTGCATCCGGAGACCTGACAAAAAGAAAGCTGATTCCTGCAATATTCGAGCTGTTTAAAAATAATGAACTGCCTGAAAAATTCGCAGTCCTAGGTACTGCCGGCTCCTCTCTAACTGATGAAGATTTCAGGGTATCAATGTCAGAAGCTATCCGGGCTGCTGATAAAAAAGCCGGTGAAAAAACAATTAATGAATTTATTTCCAGGCTTAGCTATTTTTCAATGGATTTCAAGGACAGCAGCTCATATAATGAGCTTTCAGTAAAAATTAATAACCTGGGTCATGCCTGCGGTAAAAGCAGGAATTACATTTTTTACCTGGCTACATTACCGGCATTGTTTCCTGATATTTCAGTAAACCTTGGAAAAGCAGGGCTGAATAAAAATGATGGCGGGTACTCGAGGATCATAGTAGAAAAACCATTCGGGTATGACCTGAATTCTGCCATAGAGCTGAACAGGATAATGCATGAAAACTTTGATGAAAGCCAGATATACCGAATTGACCATTACCTGGGAAAAGAAACAGTTCAGAATATAATGGTCACCAGGTTCTCCAACGGGATATTCGAACCCATCTGGAACCGCAACTACATTCATCATATCGAAGTAACATCAGCTGAGAACATGGGAATAGAGAACCGCGGAGGTTATTATGAATCTTCAGGTGCATTAAGGGATATGGTACAAAGCCACCTTTTAAGGCTGGTAACACTTATAGCAATGGAACCTCCTTCATCATTCGATCCTGATGCGGTAAGGAATGAACAGCTCAAGGTGCTACAGTCACTTCGCAGGCTTAAGCCCGAAGAAATTGAAAAAAGTGTTATCCGCGGCCAATATACAGCATCAAAAATAAACGGAAAAGAGATCAAAGGCTACAGGGATGAAAAAAATGTCGCGCCCGATTCAAGGACAGAAACATATGCGGCAATTAAGTTTTATATTGATAACTGGCGATGGGGGGGAGTACCTTTTTATATCCGCACAGGGAAACATATGCCGACGCGTGTTACTGAAGCTGTAATTCACTTCAGGAAAACACCGCATTACCTTTTTAAAGAAGGAAAAGAAGCCGGTGATAACCAGCTTATTCTCAGGATACAGCCTGATGAAGGGATTTTGCTTAAGATAGGGATGAAAGAACCTGGTTCCGGGTTCAAAGTTCACAGTGTGAATATGGATTTTCACTATAAAGATATTACAAATGTTCATATTGCAGAAGCATACGAAAGGCTGATATATGACTGTATGACAGGCGATACTACATTATTTCTGAGAGCTGATGCTGTTGAAGAAGCCTGGCGGTTTGTTGAACCCATTCAAAAAGCATGGGCAAATGATGAAAATGTAAAAATATATGGATATCCGGCAGGAACATGGGGGCCTAATGTTGCAGACCAGCTAATTGAAGGCGGCGAAAAGATCACATGGAGATATCCATGCAAAAATCTTGCTGATGACGGTGTATATTGTGAATTATAA
- the rfbC gene encoding dTDP-4-dehydrorhamnose 3,5-epimerase codes for MDIQETKLNGVLIFTPKVFGDERGYFFESYREKIFAENGINVKFVQDNISHSKKNTVRGLHYQVGEFAQGKLCQVVYGRVLDVAVDIRFGSPTFGKYVATVLSSENHEQLWIPPGFAHGFSVLSETATFHYKCTNYYDKASERAILFSDKTLNIDWNVTEPLVSQKDLEAPMFNNSSQDFVF; via the coding sequence ATGGATATCCAGGAAACTAAGTTAAACGGCGTTTTGATCTTTACCCCTAAAGTATTTGGGGATGAACGCGGGTACTTTTTTGAATCATACAGAGAAAAGATCTTTGCCGAAAATGGTATCAATGTAAAATTCGTACAGGATAATATTTCGCATTCGAAAAAAAATACTGTACGCGGGCTGCATTACCAGGTTGGCGAATTTGCCCAGGGTAAATTATGTCAAGTGGTTTATGGCAGGGTACTTGATGTAGCAGTTGATATTAGGTTTGGATCACCAACTTTCGGGAAATATGTAGCAACAGTCCTTTCTTCTGAAAATCACGAACAATTATGGATACCGCCGGGATTTGCCCACGGTTTTTCTGTTCTTTCAGAAACGGCAACATTTCATTATAAATGTACCAATTATTACGATAAAGCCAGTGAACGGGCAATTCTTTTCAGTGATAAAACTTTAAATATAGACTGGAATGTGACAGAACCGCTTGTTTCACAAAAAGATCTGGAAGCTCCGATGTTTAATAACAGTTCACAAGATTTTGTCTTCTGA
- the gnd gene encoding decarboxylating 6-phosphogluconate dehydrogenase: MKIGFVGLGKMGANMVERLLQHGHEVVVYNLTKPEIDAAVNKGAIGSSSLSELTGLLPEKKVIWLMVPSGKPVDESINSLSHLLKSGDIIIDGGNSYWKQTRARGVDLAKLGINFIDCGTSGGVWGLKNGYSLMSGGNKEAVEYVYPLFKALAPEGGYTYCGKSGAGHYVKMIHNGIEYGMMQAYAEGFEILKTSQFNIDVEKVSSGWMHGSVIQSWLLELAVKAFKEDPGLDSIKGYVEDSGEGRWTIEAAIEQNVPAHVITSSLYTRFESRQQDSFAMKVLAALRNQFGGHKVIKEK, encoded by the coding sequence ATGAAAATTGGATTTGTCGGACTCGGAAAAATGGGCGCAAACATGGTTGAACGCCTGTTACAGCACGGACATGAAGTTGTTGTTTACAATTTAACTAAGCCCGAAATTGATGCGGCTGTAAATAAGGGAGCAATTGGCTCATCCTCACTTTCAGAATTGACCGGCTTGCTGCCTGAGAAAAAAGTGATATGGCTTATGGTTCCATCAGGTAAACCGGTCGATGAAAGCATAAACAGCCTCTCACATCTGCTTAAGAGCGGTGATATTATCATCGATGGTGGAAATTCATACTGGAAACAGACACGCGCACGTGGAGTGGATCTTGCGAAGCTTGGTATAAATTTTATTGATTGCGGGACCAGCGGCGGCGTATGGGGATTAAAAAACGGATACAGCCTTATGAGCGGAGGTAATAAAGAAGCTGTAGAGTACGTTTACCCATTGTTTAAAGCTTTAGCTCCTGAAGGCGGCTATACTTATTGCGGTAAAAGCGGTGCCGGGCATTATGTTAAAATGATTCATAACGGAATAGAATACGGAATGATGCAGGCTTACGCAGAAGGATTTGAAATACTAAAGACATCACAATTTAATATTGATGTGGAAAAAGTATCAAGCGGCTGGATGCACGGCAGTGTAATTCAGTCATGGCTGCTTGAGCTTGCCGTGAAAGCGTTCAAAGAAGACCCGGGCCTTGATTCCATTAAAGGTTATGTTGAAGATTCAGGCGAAGGCAGGTGGACCATTGAAGCGGCAATTGAACAGAACGTTCCTGCCCATGTTATCACATCATCACTTTATACAAGGTTTGAGTCAAGGCAGCAGGATTCCTTTGCAATGAAGGTTTTAGCCGCTTTAAGGAACCAGTTCGGCGGTCATAAAGTAATTAAAGAAAAATAA
- a CDS encoding T9SS type A sorting domain-containing protein, with protein MKLFKLFAVLTAIMFTGVLSAQDNIGSTPSTNTPTAIEQQRGQYNESDAFYPSSLDDQLKAAQVSGNVMEINRIRQEMDSKIPAQNKFESKFNVTDDRRVTEVPAPYNPDWYTSDATVHSGNIRFGDPYFRQIDMKMGEDGNMYIALNRAAVSGTNGRIDVYRSSNGGATWTYVNGVTSASAYYGTVSLLVESRNNSIGDSTRVFVFYTRSNTTNNDDATMNFASFRRDGNGWYSAQIAAPPSGQEYSFASAVSDGAFYSSATWVGVMCTESNNALSTTNAFRYYRSVDWGATWTGVTFSSGWDDFYPSAELRPGSSSSNDSVWIAVERRFSSTNYEIRIIRTPWTPTASNNTYFVTSGGANVKYEKPALTVKQNRSCDSALFTVTRNGISYYCPTVNGGGSWDVDFTLGGSGNGNNKSFTWCSSNPNGNEPFNGIWISSDGDSLNLRVGGRIGSLGATVYKRNSNSASTSVSPTCIVYSPISTTSLCAFSYAGLGPTNIYANQEGLITGINQNGTTIPDNFSLSQNYPNPFNPVTNIKFNLPKSGYVKLVVFDVMGREVATMLNENLNAGSYTADFDASNLSSGIYFYKLVTADFTDTKKMMLVK; from the coding sequence ATGAAACTATTCAAACTGTTTGCAGTTTTGACTGCAATTATGTTTACCGGTGTTTTATCAGCTCAGGATAACATCGGATCCACACCGAGCACAAACACACCAACAGCTATAGAACAGCAGCGCGGTCAGTATAATGAAAGCGATGCATTCTATCCATCATCACTTGATGATCAGCTGAAAGCTGCACAGGTTTCAGGAAATGTTATGGAAATTAACAGGATCAGACAGGAAATGGACAGCAAAATTCCAGCTCAAAATAAATTTGAATCAAAATTTAACGTTACAGATGACAGGCGCGTAACAGAAGTGCCAGCTCCGTATAATCCTGACTGGTATACATCTGATGCAACTGTTCATTCTGGAAATATCAGATTTGGTGACCCGTATTTCCGTCAGATCGATATGAAAATGGGTGAAGACGGTAATATGTACATTGCTTTAAATAGAGCAGCAGTATCAGGTACAAATGGAAGAATTGATGTTTACAGATCATCAAATGGAGGCGCTACCTGGACATACGTTAATGGTGTTACATCAGCATCAGCATACTATGGTACTGTAAGTCTGTTGGTTGAAAGTAGAAACAATTCAATTGGTGACTCAACAAGAGTTTTTGTTTTCTACACAAGAAGCAATACAACAAACAATGATGATGCAACAATGAATTTTGCAAGCTTTAGAAGAGACGGTAATGGCTGGTATTCAGCTCAGATAGCTGCTCCGCCATCCGGCCAGGAATATTCATTTGCGTCTGCAGTAAGTGACGGAGCATTTTATTCATCTGCTACATGGGTTGGCGTTATGTGCACAGAATCAAATAATGCTTTATCTACAACAAATGCATTCAGATATTACAGAAGTGTTGACTGGGGCGCAACATGGACAGGTGTTACATTCTCTTCAGGATGGGATGATTTTTATCCAAGCGCAGAATTAAGACCCGGATCCAGTTCGTCAAATGATTCAGTTTGGATTGCAGTTGAAAGAAGATTTTCATCAACAAATTATGAAATAAGGATAATCAGAACTCCCTGGACACCTACTGCTTCAAACAATACTTATTTCGTTACTTCAGGGGGAGCAAATGTTAAATACGAAAAACCTGCATTAACAGTAAAGCAGAACAGGTCATGCGATTCAGCTTTGTTTACAGTAACCAGGAACGGAATTTCCTATTATTGCCCGACTGTTAATGGCGGTGGTTCATGGGATGTTGACTTTACATTAGGCGGTTCAGGTAATGGTAATAATAAATCATTTACATGGTGTTCTTCTAATCCAAATGGTAATGAGCCTTTTAACGGTATTTGGATCTCAAGTGACGGTGACTCACTCAACTTAAGAGTTGGCGGAAGAATTGGAAGCCTTGGTGCTACTGTTTACAAAAGAAACAGTAACTCAGCTTCAACTTCAGTTTCACCAACATGTATTGTTTATTCTCCAATATCTACAACCAGCTTATGTGCATTTTCTTATGCAGGCTTAGGACCTACGAATATTTATGCTAATCAGGAAGGTTTAATAACAGGTATCAACCAGAACGGAACAACAATTCCTGATAATTTCTCATTATCACAGAACTATCCTAACCCGTTCAACCCTGTTACAAACATCAAGTTTAACCTTCCTAAATCAGGTTATGTAAAGCTTGTTGTATTTGATGTAATGGGCAGAGAAGTTGCAACAATGCTGAATGAAAACCTGAATGCAGGTTCATATACCGCTGATTTTGACGCTTCAAATCTTTCAAGCGGAATATATTTCTATAAGCTTGTTACAGCTGATTTCACAGATACAAAGAAAATGATGCTAGTTAAGTAA
- the pgl gene encoding 6-phosphogluconolactonase, protein MNTKELERDNVKIFETPESLAKGFAEIFADKISELLKEKSELNIALSGGNTPVEFYKLLASDYKDKIDWNRLNFYWVDERCVEPGSPESNFGNAYNTLFRNINISPARLHRIKGEADPVKEAQRYSEIVKYNVPAFGSLPSFDIILLGLGDDGHTASIFPDQISLFTSEKLYDTAIHPKTGNKRISMTGNLINNAKFIYVLVSGIEKKNVINVIMNGGETADKYPANYVKPVFGKLFWVVDKSAVDF, encoded by the coding sequence ATGAACACAAAAGAACTGGAAAGAGATAACGTTAAAATATTCGAAACACCTGAATCCCTGGCTAAAGGATTTGCCGAAATCTTTGCTGATAAAATTAGTGAGCTGCTTAAAGAAAAATCTGAACTGAACATAGCACTATCAGGGGGCAACACCCCGGTTGAATTCTATAAGTTATTGGCATCTGATTATAAAGATAAAATAGATTGGAACAGGCTAAATTTTTACTGGGTTGATGAAAGATGTGTAGAGCCAGGCTCACCGGAGAGCAATTTCGGGAATGCGTATAATACCCTGTTCAGAAATATTAATATTTCGCCGGCAAGGCTTCACAGAATAAAAGGGGAAGCTGATCCTGTAAAGGAAGCTCAAAGATATTCTGAAATAGTGAAGTATAATGTTCCGGCTTTTGGCTCTCTCCCCTCTTTTGATATAATTCTCCTTGGCTTAGGAGATGACGGGCATACTGCTTCAATTTTTCCTGATCAAATAAGTTTATTTACATCAGAAAAATTATACGATACTGCGATACACCCTAAAACCGGGAATAAACGAATTTCCATGACAGGCAATTTAATAAACAATGCGAAATTTATTTATGTTTTGGTAAGCGGTATTGAGAAAAAGAATGTCATAAATGTAATTATGAATGGCGGCGAAACTGCTGATAAATATCCTGCGAATTATGTAAAACCTGTTTTTGGGAAGTTGTTTTGGGTAGTGGATAAATCTGCTGTAGATTTTTAA